In the Anolis sagrei isolate rAnoSag1 chromosome 1, rAnoSag1.mat, whole genome shotgun sequence genome, attctctcttgaggtttcgcctgcatctatggcaggcatcctcagaggttgtgaggtctgtcggaaactaggaagcttgagtttatatatctctggaaagtccagggtttatatatctgtggaaacagatgcataaacccaattttcctagttttcaacagacctcacaatctctggggatgcctgccatagatgcaggagaaacgtcaggagagaatgcttctagaacatggccatacagcccgagaaacctacaacaacccagtgattctggccatgaaagccttcaacaatacaagctaTTTGGCTAGAGAGGGATGCTTAATTCACTTTTACAGAATTAAGGGTGcaggactcccacaaaagtgggaaaagtttgaataaaaaacacttttttaaCTTCAGAGATCATCTCTCTAGGGATTTCTACGTCCTCCAGTATTTAGGAATCTAGGAATCTTACAtcctctggcagtctttaggaggagcttgaagacgtggctgttccagcgtgccttcccagaataatgatcccatagaaCTTTGTCATCCAttacattttaggtctgcttgtatgttttccacaaacgccccatcactttttcgcccatgttccagcattacttccaattttaattttacatttggccttcccatagtttttaatcgtgtggtcttattgttaatgttggaTTATTGCATTGtccatgtttattttaattgcttgtattgttgttattattgcttgtattgttgtatttgggcttggcctcatgtaagccacaccgagtcccttagggagatggtagtggggtacaaataaagtgttgttgttgttgttgttgttgttgttgttgttgttattattattattattattattattattattattattattatatggtcaACTTCTAAAGATACCATATTAATTCAATCTGCAAAATTAAACCCGCTAACATGGAAGGCCAACTGTAGTTTCATTATGATATTCTAAAGCTAATTTCCTGATAGTTGCCAAATATATTAGAAGTAAAAGGAACAGTCCCAAGTAAGTATTTTCCTTCATCCATCTAAATGTCTAGCAATGAAATACTTTAAAACTTCAGCTgagtatttagaaatacagtttagacaTTCAAAGAAACAGGTCAGGCAAAGTTATTAAGGGAATGGGAACTGTACAGGAGCTCTAGAAGTGAAGGATTTTCAATGTCTCACTGCTAGAAAGGTGTCAAGTGACATCTACCCTGCTAGTTATTGGGGTGTTGCAGGAAGAAGTTTCCAGACCTCCTTCGCCAGTGAACTGAGGTGCAAGAACTCCTCCTTGCAACTCAACGACAGGGGTCCTGCTCCCGATTTTTGCACTGCAACATGTTGGCAGGAGGGACAGGAAACACCCTCCTGTGCCCTGATTTCCGGCAGAATGGTCCTCTATCACTTGGTGTGGTATTGCAATGTTTTTCGAGCTCgcaggtatttattttattttatttctgctacttataccccgcccttctcacccccgaggggggactcagggcggcttacaaagaaggcacaattcgatgcccttatacaaatacatacagatataaaaacagtaattaaataattaacaggttaaaaacatctatatatagcaccatagcacaacagtaagcaatctcatagtcagtgtttcgcgttccgtaggtccaataggttaaaataggttcctacaatatttgcccttcattatggtccttctttttagctgccagagtttccgaaagcctggtcccacatccaagttttcagctgtttcctgaatgagagaagggagggcgctgttctaatctccccggggagtgagttccacaggcggggggccaccactgagaaggccctgcccctcgtccccaccagtctcacttgtgataaaggcagggtcgagagcagggcctccccagaggatcttaaactccgaggtggtgtgtagagggagatccgttcggacaagtacactgggccggaaccgtataggattttatagtTTTAGGATCAATAAATGCCTTTGTCTGGAAAGTAAACCAGGCTTCACCTGGGcttaaaacaaatacaacaatatagcCCCTGCCAATCCAGGGGGCATGAGGACGTTTTAATTAAACTATCGCAATTTAGGGGGCCTCGGGGTTGGGGTgtgggttatttattatttattgtgttttatatcccgcccttctcactccatcTTTTTCCTGTCTTTTTAGCTATCGAGTGGTATCCACTGGGGCTTTGTTCCAGGAACCTCCATGAATACCTAGATCAGtgatatatacaatggcatagtaaaattgtgtaccttatatacaatggcaatacagtagagtctcacttatctaaccTTCCCTCATCTAACATTTTGTAATATcaaatgcagtctgcctcccgcttgGATTCACAGCTGTTGCAATACAATGCAATGttctggtgctaaatttgtaaatacagtaattacgatataacattatattgtattgGAATTGTTTCTTCTGTCAGTTTATTGTAAGacatgatttttgatgtttaatttgtaaaattgtaaCATAATTTGagatttaataggcttttccttaatctctctttataatccaacatttttgcttatccaaagttctgccgacccatttatgttggatatgcaagactctactgcatttccccttttaaaagcagaatattttcaagttgtggatacAGAATTTGTGGATAGGGAGGGCCAATAGTACATGGCCAGATTTATCCCTTTTTGTCTGACTACTGATTActattttttaatgtatttaaatcaataaaaataaaatgtattcctTAAGAGTTCTTAGAAGTAATGTGGATAATGTTTTACGTGTTGGACTAAGATATTAGGAGATTAGGGTTCTAATCCTCACTTAACTATGGAAACTCTTGAGAAAGTCATGTTCTCAGGCTCAGAGGAAGTCAATGGCACATCTTTGAATAAATCTTCCCCAAAACACCCTATGATAGACTTGTAAgctgaagttgacttgaaggcacataacaataataacaacacaacaaaaaCTCTTGCTTCCAATACAAAAACAAGCCAAGAAGCACTTTGTTTTTCATCAAAATTTCCATGGTTTGCacaaaaagtatatatatatccaaCTTCTTCACTTTTTTGTGAAGAAAAGTGGCACAACATTCAGTAAGCATGAAGAGACTGACTGAATAATCAAGAAGAAGCAAGCAAACCATTCAAAACTAATTTTCCAAGGTCCTTGCAACAAGATTGCAGCTGTTGCAATTTAACTATGCAGCTCATGCAGTTCAGCAATTAGCACAAAATTAATTGCACTAATGGAAAAACTCTTTTGAGACACTGACTGAGTTAACACCATGCACATCCTTATTAAATCGAAGTGAGAGTGACATTACCAGTCACACAGTTCCCTTTTTTGAGCTCACTTTAGTGTTAGAGAACAGACATTTTATAAATAAACCTCAACAGGGCCTTGGCCATTCTATTAAGTAAAACAAAAGGAGATGTTATTTAAATTTTGTTATATGGAAGTGTGTTAATACCAATATGCAATTATATGCACAAACTGACCTTCAAAAAAGCATGGTAATTGTATCTGCACAAACCACTTTCAAAAACTAAAAGTGACTAGATGCTGGAAAATGGAGATGACTAGTGTTTCATGACAGGAAGGATCAGGGGATCTCCCATCTACTTGTGGCACCCACCCAAAACCTCACCCATGAGATTTGATAAAATAACGTGGGTTTTCCAAAGAATTGGAAAAGGTTGAtcttttaaatttacatttaccgtatatactcaagtataagccgacccaactatgagccaaggcacctaattttaccacaaaaaatgggaaaacttattgacttgagtatgttgagggtggaaaatgcagcacatactggtaaatttcaaaataaaaatagataccaataaaactacattaattgaagcaccagtaggttaaatgtttttgaatatatatgtgtgtgtgtgcatttcccctgcaatatttgtaaaccctatatatctatattcatatctattatttatttatttatttatttatttatttacaccccttatatcccgcccatatcagcccgcaggcgactcagggcggtctacatattggcacaattcgatgccatcaatacaatacaaaagcaaaaacaattaagtgcatttagacaaaaaaagacagtgcaataacaattttaaaaagagctatatcctctcattccaatcctcatccgtttcatcgtcttggccgttcctgggtcattctccatctcaagcttgactatctagacatgtctctatatatgtgtgtgcatttccccccatAATATTTGCAAGTCCtaaatatctatattcatatatatctatttagacacctctctctatatatataattatatatggaATTTGCAAAGACCTGTAGACATTTGaggggaaattcatatataaaattaatgtatatacatagatagatacagatatataggcacaTAGGGATTACAAAGGCTTGCAAGGAAAATGtctatatatctgtaggagagattaataaatcttttataagattaatgtgtgtgtatgtacatattatatatgtgtgtatgtgtgtgtgtaacatgCATATATAGAAACATATTTATAGATCTATAGGGCCTGCAaaggccagtgaacacctccaagggaacaaaaaatgcacatataaagttaatatATTTAGATACACAGAAATCAGGCTTGCAAAAGATTTCAGGGGAAATGCATATATAAGATGaatatgcatatagatatatacagataACACAGGGAATCTATATATCATTTACAAactccccctccttttccttttcaaaacagtgccttcttctctcttttttttaaaaataagactttCCAAAATAGGCAACTCCAGCCTAGGAGGATAAGCAGAGTgaggaagaatttgaaaaagaaaaaacactttTAAGGGAGGGGAAGtcgagagagaaatatatcatggCTGGAAAGAGGTGTAGAGGTGGGACGGCATTGGagccttgaccccattataagccgagggaggctttttcagtcaaaaaatgttgaaaaccccggattatatttgagtatatatggtaagcaaAGGTTGGAAAAATGGGATTAGATTCAATTCTTAAGAACATTATATGTTATACCAGCACCAGATACAAGATGAACACACTGTTTTTGTCCATAGACAATCCCTAGGTTACAAACCTGTTAACTACAATGCAGGATGCAACCCCATATAGAAGAACCACAGCACCATGTTTGAGTATTTTGTaatgaataaagcaaaataaacaaaacacttcCACTGGTGTCTTTTATTAAGTAATGCAAAATACAGTACTAGTTATGACACTCCATGCATTTGAGACAATATAAATGCAAGCCTAGAGAAAAATAAGTGACAAAGAAACCCTCAATTAATTTTGAGGTAGTGTACAGGATGGGGAAGTTGAAACACAATGGGACAGACAAACCAAAATATCCATATCACTTTGTGCATTTGTGTCCCCGCCCATGTAGTTTTTTCTTTGAAGTATATTTGTATTAAATACATTAGTGGGCCatttcatttctacttcattCAAAAATAGACTTTTTTAAATAACTTCCCTATTCTTGGACATCTTGCACACAACCCACATTTTAAATGACTCTTTTAGGGATTTGAATGGTCCTCGTGATAGGGATTCTTTTTCTCTCACTCTTTCTTTGAAACTCTTTTCCTTCCAAGAGTTTAGGCACATGTGGCCTCAtgcacaaaaaaataaataagaaacctACTTGAGGGGGACAAAATGTGTCACTCAAAGCGCTTGAGAGTACTAAGGACAGTCTAATAAATACTATTTTGTTTATAAAAATATCTCAGGTTATAAAAGTGGGCAAAGGGTTGGTATCCAAGATGGAAAAGTCATCGTGTGAAAAGTGccatgtaatgtttttttttgttttgtttcatcagATTTGGGTTTATAATATTTCTCCCCTTAAAACAGTACCATTgtgaatatgaatatatattttataaccaTTCTCTCCCCCCGCTAGAAGCCTACTATATGCTAGAAGTAATCAAAGTCCTCACTGTTGCTTTGTCTCCTTATTGCAACTTTGGAAGATGTTTAATTGAGGAGGGTTCCGTACAATTGTGCTTTTGTGAGGCTGTCTTTCCGACTCAAGCCTGTGCTCCCAGTCCGCTGAAATTGTTGCTGTTTGCTACGAAGGCTTGAATGGCTTCCTTGTTCAATGGAAGACTGGTGGATCTCTGAAGCCTCCATAGAACTCTGGTTGAGGGACTCGGCTGAGCTGTTTGGACTTACATCCACATATTCTCTTTTCAACACCGGGCTGCCATCAATACTTTTGCTACTGCACACCTGAACTGtgattctttcattctttttgtctcttagttcttttgttttgtaGGAAGACAGTTTGTCTTGCTTACAGCTGGCGCTAATGTCAATATTCAGACCACTGTCTGTTGTCAGGAAGCAAGACTCTACGAGTCTGCTTTGACAAATATCGTCTCCCTCTGAGAAACTATCACCTTTGTAACTAGCATAAATAGGACTTGACCGGCTGTCCGCTTTCTTTATGGGACTTCTATAATACTGCTCCGAAAAGCTGCAGGGCGAAAGCCTGCCACTGTTCCTATAAGAATATGCACCAATATCCTCAACGCTCAGCTGCCTCCACCGTCCTGGGAGGTCCTCTTCTGACAGATGGGTATTCCTGCACTCACTGCGCATTTTCTGCGAAGCTAAAGCTTGTTGGGCGGTTATGGCCGAGAAATGATAAGGCTCGCTTGCATAAGGTGACATAGTCCTAGTGAAGGTGGGGGAATTCTCCTCGTCAGCCAATTCCATGTGCTGAATGGATTTAGACTTGGCAAACCTTGGGCTCCCCTGGTGGTCATAACCTGGAGATGGCTTTCGTTCAAACATCTCATCTCGGCTGCTCAGATAGATTGCTTGCTGGGAGGCTGTCAGCGTACTAGCTTGGGCATTCTCCTTCTCCTCAGATGTCACACTGAAGCTGGAGTAGGAGCTTGAAGTAGGGAGAGAGGTAACGTATTCTGGAAAAGCTTCATGGGAAAAGCTGGAGTGGAAGCCATCTTCTTCCACCGTGCTGTCAGTGGAATTCTGGGACCTCAAGAACCCAACGTCTTTCACTTGCATGTCGACACTctgtctcctttcccttcttctttcatcTGGGCAGTAAAGAGCTGTGTCACTACAATAGATGTCAGACTTGTACTGGGGTCTTTGGCTAAGCTTCCCAGAAGAGTCCTGGAAGGCAAGATCTCTGGTTGATGAACCTGACAAGTGTGAAGAAAGACTATTTGGGTCAGGCTTTTCTAAGACTTTAGCAATGACGCAAGTTGGTATGTTGTCAGCAAATGATGTATGACACAGAGGTACTGAGAGGCTGCATCCGTGCTTTTCTAGGTGGATGCTGACACGTTCCTGAAATTCGGATGGCAACTGTAACaaacaggaagaggaagaaaaaagatggaTGAGAGGATTGTCAAGCAGAACCTGAGACATACATTatgaccagagtttggaaaactaCTTTTTGGAACTATAATTGTCAGCTCCACCACCCAGAAAGGTCACTAATGATGTGAAAAAGAATAACCCCTGCAAAACCCAACTGCTGAATTCCTTTTGCTGAAAATATACATCCATTAGCTCATTATGATACCACTGGAGCTTGTAGTCATTACTCTAGCCTCCACTACAAACTTGCAAAATACCCTAAAGGCTGGTTTGGTGAAGGTTTTGAGGTTATGGAGGATGGTGGGAGAGGGACTTCTAGGGGAAACCTGGCTAGTCATAATATAATATCAAGTCATCACATTCAATGCATGATTAGATAATAATTGAGGTGGTTGAGGCTGAGTTCTAAAGTCATTCATGGCCCTTCCCCTAAGGGCCATTTCATACTACACAATGAGAATACTATGGTTAACATTCAAGTTAGTGATTTAAACTCATTTTGGGATTGGGTACAAAGGAACGGTCAGTTGCCTGTGCTCTCCATCCAAAAACTTCCCATCGCCCAGCATCCTGCTAATGTCTTACATCCATGCAAGTGCAGCTTATACACACAAATTTACAGCTTATACACATGTCCCTTACTTGAATGGGAACAAAGGTCTGGTCCCATGTCCATGCGCTCCATTCAAAAACACCCCACTACTCAGCAAATGACAGACTTCAGGTGATGCCCTGCTCTTGTCACTTACCAGTGAGGAGGACAAAGGGGGAGGCAATTCAGATGATGAAGATCTGGTTGCTAGGGGTTCCTGGGGGAAGGAAAAGGCAGATGAATTCTATTTGAGATGGCACTCTCAATTCTTTCCTGCCACCCAGCTGAGCTGAGACCAGCTGCTTCTCCATGATTTGAATTGCCTCCACCATTTATCCCCTCCCCACAGTAAGCCAAAGAGGCAGAGGGTGCTCCTGAGGGTTTACAGATAACGGGCAGTGAGAACGGGACAGTGTGTGTGTAGAGAGGTAGGGCCTTGGTCTATGATTCTGCATACAACCATACcagtaagctgccttgagtcctaatCTTGGAAAACAGGAGGGGTATTAAATGgatgataaataaaaatgatgatggcTATAGTGAGGATGATGGcaacattctatggaatccttggatttgcatttagtttttcagATAGCGtggagcactttgaattctgtccAGAAATGGTCCAGTTGTCACACATTATTAAAGTGCATTAGATGTGTGTTCACTGGAAATGTCTTTCACTTCCTTTCATGGCAATCAGGTAACCAATAGCATAAGCTATGACTTCATGCAATATCCACAAAAATGGGATGACAGTCAAGCCTGCTTGTGTTTCCCCAGAGTTATgaaaaatttattttttaaccCCCAAAGTAGCTTTTCTAATACCATAGTGTTACATCTTAACACATCGTTCAAAAGAAATACCACCATAAGCTTAATGTCAGTTCACTTGGACTTCACCATTGTGCATACAAAtatattctgtttttttaaaaaaaaataagaaaaaggaatGTGTTCATTTCCAAAGCtgctgttgtatgtcagcctgttcagcctgtaaTTGTGTCTGTTATTCATGTGGATGTTCATGATGGAAATGGTGtttatgttgatgttcatgatgggaatgggttTGGTATTCCAGATGATGGGTCTGGGCTTGAGGTAAGTTCAGAAGAGAGGTCTGAGCTGTCTCAATGCCACATTCCTGGGAGCGACCTTTCACTGCTTTTTTCGgagcaactgtctgaaaatgaAGCTGAGATTGATTTGCCAGGTGCAGGATTTGATGAGGGAGAGGATagtgaaaccttggacagaaagcaaagttttagtaaacagaggcagaacTTTCAGAAGCTGAGGTGATTGGCTGCCTGTCTAtagcaaaagaaagataacaaaccattctctAGTAGGAAAGTCAAgaagaatgctttcctttcagttttgggttctggaaaaggtttataatgattcatgggtgagagttgcctcagttgaggcaatgttgttattttatcacaGTCTTGCTTCCAAGTGCtttgagtttcatgtaccaagtttttgccaagcctatgttttgcctatgggattttcctgctgttttgtttcatgctttcaagtgccttgtttcatggatcttgtttcccTTTAACACTTATTGACTATTTTGAAAACCGGAAATACACAGAAAGCCACTTTTGTTCAATTCCTGCTGTAGAAAAAGGTCATGTTGTTCTAAAATGGCCTAGGGGGTAAAACCATGACAAAATGCCATCACAAAGCCTTGTTTGTAAGCAATTTTGAAGGGATTTTCTTCCCATCACGGTCTACACCTGGCTTAAACCTTCCTACAAAAAGTTTGACAAAAACCACAGAAAGGTCCTGTCAGGAGACCTACTCTTGATGAAAAACCCTTTTTGTTTAGGAGACATGCACAATCTTCCAAGTCTTTTTTGTTGAACAGATGACCCTGCTCTTGGACAGCCCACTTTTTGATGACCATTTTGAATTATGCTCAGAACTTGCATATTCAATGTATGGTTGCTCTTTCATCatgtttatgcaatgcttttccgACCACATCTTACTTGTTTCTCTCAATCGTCTTAGTGCCATCTTGTGTACAGTATGGATTAGAAGTCATTAATGGTGTATCTCTTGTCTTATACAGTATTTGTGCTTATAATAACTTTCCACCTCACTTCAAGATATTTAAGAATGAATTTTGGCATTAAATTCATGTGCTTGATGTCAAAGTGTTTTTGCAAGCTAAGAAACGACTGGGTTCCTTCTTTCAACCATTCCCATTTTTTGATCTAACCTGTTGAATTAatgggaactgcctgtaccaAGAAACCTCATGAGGTGCAGTTCATTAGCCTATACATTGATAGATGTAAGGTTCATAGAAGGAACACTGAATATAGAAGAGGAACTAATAGTCCTTAACATACTTACATCAAAGCAAGTCATGTTCCTGTTTTGGCTGAGGAAATTTGGACAAAGCCTTGAAAACCGTGGTGCAGAGCTTTGCAAAGTCATATGTTGGGCTACAAAATATGGCTAAATGGAAAAAAGCCCCACATTGTGGTGACACTTTTATTACGCCAACCAAAAAAAGCACAAACTACattatgcaagctttcaaagtttgcaagcttctTTGCCAGACATGGGTAGTCATTTTAGGAGAAGAAATGGAGGGTCACAGAGCTGCATCTTTCTTGAGATGTTAAAGCTGAGTTGCTGAGaattttctgtgctgtatggccatgttccagaagcattctctcctgacattttgcctacatctatggcaggcatcctcaaaggttgcgaggtctgttggaaacgaggcaagcgggcttatatatcagtggaatgtccagggtgtctgcttgaggcaggtgtgaatgttgcaaatggccaccttgattaacatttaatggcattgcagcttcaaagcctggctggttgctgcctggagggaatcctttgttgggaagtgttagctggccctgattactTTTGTctggaattttcctgctttttgggtgttgctctttatttactgtcctgattttagattttttttaaaaaaaactactaggcagatttgttcatttttatgttttcctcctttctgttgaaattgtccacatgattgtggatttcattggcttctctgtgtagcctaatatggtagttgttagaatggtccagcatttctgtgttctcaaataatatgctgtgtccaggttggttcatcagatgctctgctatggctgacttctcaggttgacttaatctgcagagcctttcatgttcctcgattcgtgtttgggcattgctacatttggtggtctctatgtagacttgtccacagctgcatattatacggtagattcctgcagaggtgggaggatccctcttgccctttgctgaacgtagcatttgttggattttcttagtggatctgtaaatggtttgcatgttgtgtttcttTGACAACACATGTTAAAGCTGAGTTTGAGATGGTGAAGGGTGGAGGTGTGATGCAGGGAGAGTTATGGCCTATACCTTGAAGGGATTGCCTTCGTTTTTAACAATGCAGAAAAAGGTTTGCAGACTTCCATTGTTTGTCTCCCAAGCACCTTGTAGCCAGCAAGGTGTGTGGTCTTTACCTGCATTTTGCACCTTTTGGTTGGTCTAATAAAGATATGATCACAATGTGTTCTTTTGGATTTCTCTGTATTTTGCTTTATGTTCGAAATGACTTCCCCTAGAAGTCTATATTTTGAGCTACAACTCCCtgaatcctccagccagcatggccatatTAGCTGGGGTATTTGAACAGCTATAGTCCAAAAGAGATGAGTCTCCAAGTTCTGCTCAGATGATTTCATTGATATTGATTGAGAACAAGCGCACCATGTCTCTTTTCTTCTCAGGAATGTTCCTGGAAGTGTCCCTAATCCTATCCAAGTCGATTCACAAAGAAAGAGATACTGAGACTGAGATTCGATTGTCTTAGAGTCCCACACCGCAGGCTGTATCTGTTCAGGGATGAAGAAAAGTACTCattgaaatggaaatggaaggCGGGAATGAAGGAATCAAgcagactgactgactgactgatttatttcagcatgagctgtccttttaaaaagtgcactCTGAATATTTTCAGAGGCAACTCTCGTTTTATATTTCTTTTCAAAGGCTGAAAGTAATCTGAAAAATCCAATGGTTTAGTATACTTTCAAACTGTCCTGACTTGACTGGACAGTTCCAATTATGATAattctctgccatcccacttttcagctgcttttaaaatgtcccaccaCCTGGttcctcttcccactttcctcctttaTCCTCAGTTGCTTCAACTGATGCAAGCTGAGTTCAACATGCAAAAGTACTTTGCACTCAGTTGGATCTgctggagagaaaggaaaggggtcaAAATCCTGCTGTTTCCAGTAGGAACTGCCACAGTTCCTACTTGTAAGTCCTTCCTCTTAAAAACTTTTGGTACCTTGGCCACACTAATGTTGCATAGCAATGTGTTCTGGTTTTCATGTTGAGGGGTGGGTGGGCATGGAAGTATATAACTCTACCTTCTATCCAAACTGAGAAGTAACTTTCCCTGCTTTGCCAAGGAAACAAGCAGAATCCCATGTTTTGTTAAATGTTTGTGACAGATTAATATAGAAGAAGTCTG is a window encoding:
- the BEGAIN gene encoding brain-enriched guanylate kinase-associated protein isoform X4, with the protein product MKPKGGVWLSVLTGPAPPPPHPPPSAGGRSRSHPPARVKRGFLVAMSVGCKQESKKKKKASAAEMEKIRVRNSWVPACLWQPRILQGRLTKSSPNLWDSTLQEQKGELRKRLSYTTHKLEMLETEFDSTRQYLEVELRRAQEELEKVTEKLRRIQNNYLALQRINQDLEDKLYRMGQHYEEEKRALSHEIIALNNHLIEAKVTIDKLSEDNELYRKDCNLAAHLLQCSKNYDRAHKLSEEPLATRSSSSELPPPLSSSLLPSEFQERVSIHLEKHGCSLSVPLCHTSFADNIPTCVIAKVLEKPDPNSLSSHLSGSSTRDLAFQDSSGKLSQRPQYKSDIYCSDTALYCPDERRRERRQSVDMQVKDVGFLRSQNSTDSTVEEDGFHSSFSHEAFPEYVTSLPTSSSYSSFSVTSEEKENAQASTLTASQQAIYLSSRDEMFERKPSPGYDHQGSPRFAKSKSIQHMELADEENSPTFTRTMSPYASEPYHFSAITAQQALASQKMRSECRNTHLSEEDLPGRWRQLSVEDIGAYSYRNSGRLSPCSFSEQYYRSPIKKADSRSSPIYASYKGDSFSEGDDICQSRLVESCFLTTDSGLNIDISASCKQDKLSSYKTKELRDKKNERITVQVCSSKSIDGSPVLKREYVDVSPNSSAESLNQSSMEASEIHQSSIEQGSHSSLRSKQQQFQRTGSTGLSRKDSLTKAQLYGTLLN
- the BEGAIN gene encoding brain-enriched guanylate kinase-associated protein isoform X3; this translates as MPKKHMELLSKGPLSQIKAESGTHGKAHKQEGSRGMAEERPRCSSAAHLCDAEVISDMESRHLGALAMGSYSKPCSSSEDSFEFQSGPGSEAKSFAKSKNKDEGYQSHRFKCNQKWGEKIHHLEHSSLYPGKAGDTSQKHQQRKKLHNRSSSSTSDLSILSQGSSSSLSVVEEKIEAKLKFSQFLNEVTFRVLDPTSVKAFRAAKLKSSLGSAGRSLDDLRLRKKSSEGWKGENLAQKSQRETDLESLRSDDVVSGARMRKLEKSLSLDAGPSFGRYRNGIPGQASAAEMEKISTLQEQKGELRKRLSYTTHKLEMLETEFDSTRQYLEVELRRAQEELEKVTEKLRRIQNNYLALQRINQDLEDKLYRMGQHYEEEKRALSHEIIALNNHLIEAKVTIDKLSEDNELYRKDCNLAAHLLQCSKNYDRAHKLSEEPLATRSSSSELPPPLSSSLLPSEFQERVSIHLEKHGCSLSVPLCHTSFADNIPTCVIAKVLEKPDPNSLSSHLSGSSTRDLAFQDSSGKLSQRPQYKSDIYCSDTALYCPDERRRERRQSVDMQVKDVGFLRSQNSTDSTVEEDGFHSSFSHEAFPEYVTSLPTSSSYSSFSVTSEEKENAQASTLTASQQAIYLSSRDEMFERKPSPGYDHQGSPRFAKSKSIQHMELADEENSPTFTRTMSPYASEPYHFSAITAQQALASQKMRSECRNTHLSEEDLPGRWRQLSVEDIGAYSYRNSGRLSPCSFSEQYYRSPIKKADSRSSPIYASYKGDSFSEGDDICQSRLVESCFLTTDSGLNIDISASCKQDKLSSYKTKELRDKKNERITVQVCSSKSIDGSPVLKREYVDVSPNSSAESLNQSSMEASEIHQSSIEQGSHSSLRSKQQQFQRTGSTGLSRKDSLTKAQLYGTLLN
- the BEGAIN gene encoding brain-enriched guanylate kinase-associated protein isoform X6, which codes for MEKIRVRNSWVPACLWQPRILQGRLTKSSPNLWDSTLQEQKGELRKRLSYTTHKLEMLETEFDSTRQYLEVELRRAQEELEKVTEKLRRIQNNYLALQRINQDLEDKLYRMGQHYEEEKRALSHEIIALNNHLIEAKVTIDKLSEDNELYRKDCNLAAHLLQCSKNYDRAHKLSEEPLATRSSSSELPPPLSSSLLPSEFQERVSIHLEKHGCSLSVPLCHTSFADNIPTCVIAKVLEKPDPNSLSSHLSGSSTRDLAFQDSSGKLSQRPQYKSDIYCSDTALYCPDERRRERRQSVDMQVKDVGFLRSQNSTDSTVEEDGFHSSFSHEAFPEYVTSLPTSSSYSSFSVTSEEKENAQASTLTASQQAIYLSSRDEMFERKPSPGYDHQGSPRFAKSKSIQHMELADEENSPTFTRTMSPYASEPYHFSAITAQQALASQKMRSECRNTHLSEEDLPGRWRQLSVEDIGAYSYRNSGRLSPCSFSEQYYRSPIKKADSRSSPIYASYKGDSFSEGDDICQSRLVESCFLTTDSGLNIDISASCKQDKLSSYKTKELRDKKNERITVQVCSSKSIDGSPVLKREYVDVSPNSSAESLNQSSMEASEIHQSSIEQGSHSSLRSKQQQFQRTGSTGLSRKDSLTKAQLYGTLLN